One genomic region from Drosophila busckii strain San Diego stock center, stock number 13000-0081.31 chromosome 3R, ASM1175060v1, whole genome shotgun sequence encodes:
- the LOC108603779 gene encoding ABC transporter G family member 20 — translation MDAIAEGVPPTAPAAAATAATTTAASATAATTVDLDLAARRRLFMSQPSTLASRRQQAVCVRRAHKMYGSSKNPNIILDGLNMTVPKGSIYGLLGASGCGKTTLLSCIVGRRRLNSGEIWVLGGRPGSRGSGVPGPRIGYMPQEIALYGEFTMRETLIYFGLIAAMPRGDIEDRTEFLLKLLNLPNGSKFVKNLSGGQQRRMSLAVALLHEPELLILDEPTVGVDPVLRQSIWDHLVDITKNGHTTVIITTHYIDECAQAHVIGLLRGGKMLAEESPTYLRQQYNADSLEAVFLKLSVMQNMGKRRRSSIAQEIVEQVTVPAISNPALDMSDEQHAAEISGEFGDNISMSSAVRDPISSVAPVAPPLPPAQEIPASFLYNMHVMQSHHLHALIWKNFLWMIRNVGIMLFIVGLPVVQIILFCYAIGHDPTGLRVAVANHEMSEEMITQQLCPVYTGCNQTMMSCRYFDRLAKNKSMVVHYVHDDETAYEEVRRGRAWAALVVRPNYTESLLERVEAGRSVDDGTVEASDLDVRMDWSNQQISQLLYRDLQYSYFHFVEDMLSQCNENSKLGHVPVNWQDPIYGYRDPNFTDFAAPGVILTIIFFLSVAITSGAMLIERNEGMLERCLVAGITGPEILLAQVVTQFTVMLSQTVFVLLVSFYFFELTMVGDIWLVVALCILNGLCGMTFGFVISCAVDTERTATYVAMGSFLPIVMLCGIIWPIEGMYPLLQIITAFLPLTKPTESMRSILQRGWGMENPVVYNGFISISSWVLVFLVLTILLLKFKKG, via the exons ATGGACGCCATTGCCGAGGGAGTGCCGCCAacggcaccagcagcagcagcaacagcagcaacgacaactgCTGCGTCTGCcactgctgcaacaacagtcGACCTGGACCTGGCCGCACGTCGTCGACTCTTCATGTCGCAGCCATCGACGCTGGCGTCGCGTCGCCAACAGGCGGTGTGTGTACGCCGGGCTCACAAGATGtacggcagcagcaagaatCCAAATATTATACTGGATGGCCTAAATATGACAGTGCCCAAGGGCTCCAT ctATGGACTGCTGGGTGCCTCTGGCTGTGGCAAGACAACGCTGCTCAGCTGCATTGTGGGCCGGCGGCGTCTGAATTCAGGCGAAATTTGGGTGCTTGGCGGACGGCCGGGCTCGCGTGGTTCCGGCGTGCCGGGTCCACGAATTGGCTACATGCCACAG gaAATTGCGCTTTATGGCGAGTTCACAATGCGCGAGACTTTAATCTACTTTGGGCTGATTGCTGCGATGCCACGCGGCGACATCGAGGATCGCACCGAGTTTCTGCTCAAATTGCTCAATTTGCCGAATGGCTCGAAATTCGTCAAGAATCTGAGCGGCGGCCAGCAGCGACGCATGAGTTTGgctgttgcgctgctgcacGAACCCGAGCTGCTCATATTGGATGAGCCGACAGTGGGCGTGGATCCAGTGCTGCGACAGAG CATTTGGGATCATTTGGTGGACATAACTAAGAATGGACATACAACTGTGATAATCACCACACATTACATCGACGAATGTGCTCAGGCGCATGTG ATTGGACTGCTGCGCGGTGGCAAAATGTTAGCCGAGGAGTCGCCAACTTATCTGCGTCAGCAATATAATGCAGATTCACTCGAAGCTGTATTCTTGAAGCTTTCTGTAATGCAGAACATGGGCAAGCGACGACGCTCATCCATAGCGCAGGAGATCGTGGAGCAGGTAACAGTGCCTGCAATTTCGAATCCAGCGCTGGACATGTCCGATGAGCAGCATGCGGCTGAAATCAGCGGCGAGTTTGGCGACAACATATCGATGAGCTCAGCGGTGCGCGATCCCATTAGCAGCGTAGCGCCTGtggcgccgccgctgccaccaGCACAGGAAATACCCGCATCCTTTTTATACAACATGCATGTAATGCAATCGCATCATTTGCATGCGCTCATTTGGAAAAACTTTCTATGGATGATACGCAATGTGGG CATAATGCTGTTCATTGTGGGTCTGCCAGTGGTGCAGATAATTCTCTTCTGTTATGCAATTGGCCATGACCCAACTGGACTGCGAGTTGCTGTGGCGAATCACGAGATGTCTGAGGAAATGATTACGCAACAGCTTTGTCCCGTGTACACCGGATGCAATCAGACCATGATGAGCTGCCGTTATTTCGATAGGCTGGCCAAGAACAAGAGCATGGTTGTG cattATGTGCACGACGATGAGACTGCCTATGAGGAAGTGCGTCGAGGCCGCGCCTGGGCAGCGCTGGTAGTGCGGCCCAACTATACGGAGTCGCTGCTGGAACGTGTTGAAGCTGGACGCTCTGTTGACGACGGCACTGTGGAGGCCTCTGACCTGGACGTGCGCATGGATTGGTCCA ATCAACAGATATCGCAGCTGCTTTATCGCGATTTGCAGTACTCGTACTTTCACTTTGTCGAGGACATGCTGAGCCAGTGCAATGAGAACTCCAAGCTTGGACACGTGCCTGTCAACTGGCAGGACCCCATTTACGGCTATCGCGATCCCAATTTCACAGACTTTGCCGCACCCGGCGTCATACTGACCATTATATTCTTTTTGTCGGTGGCCATCACCTCGGGCGCCATGTTAATTGAACGCAACGAGGGCATGCTGGAGCGTTGCCTGGTCGCGGGCATTACCGGACCCGAGATACTGCTCGCCCAGGTGGTGACGCAGTTCACCGTGATGCTGAGCCAAACGGTCTTTGTGCTGCTCGTCAGCTTCTACTTCTTCGAGCTGACAATGGTGGGCGACATCTGGCTGGTCGTAGCGCTTTGCATACTGAACGGCCTTTGCGGCATGACCTTTGGCTTTGTCATCTCCTGTGCCGTGGACACGGAGCGCACCGCCACCTACGTGGCCATGGGCTCGTTCCTGCCCATTGTTATGCTCTGCGGCATTATTTGGCCCATTGAGGGCATGTATCCGCTGCTGCAGATTATCACAGCGTTCTTGCCGCTCACCAAGCCCACAGAGTCGATGCGCTCGATATTGCAGCGCGGCTGGGGCATGGAGAATCCCGTTGTCTACAACGGCTTTATATCCATATCCAGTTGGGTGCTGGTCTTCCTGGTGCTCACCATACTGTTGCTCAAATTCAAGAAGGGCTAG